CCACCTACATGCAGTCGGGAGTCGCGGTGTATCACCAGCCGAGTTAtctatatactttttatttcttggGTAGATACTTAAAGACATACTTCTAGTTTTTTCTATTCCATACTTATATCCAAAGTGAAACTGTTTCCTGTCAATGAatcaaaaaaacaatattcaacaatactgGTACTTAATGTAATTTCCTCATTGTATCAATAAGTGGATGGTCATCAATGTGCGTGACAACATATCGACATCAACTTTCGATTATTCTTTGTAATGTGAACGTTCTTAGGTTCAGTGCTCGCCCGTGCACATCGGCTCATTAACGTTGTATTCAGCCGATTATGATTTAGTGAATGCTGTGTCTCTGTGATGATCCATCTTGTCCAGATTGTTGTTGAACCAAACAATGATATTTGTCATGGACGGTCCATTGTAGACGTACAATTAAAAGttgatatttatgtttattcaaAAATCAGTACAATAACAGTTATTGAGTTTTTGAACTGAACTCTTAGCCTTTTCGAGGTGACTCGGACATAGACGGTGACACTAACCTCCACGCTTGACAGGCGTGTTAAAAACTGCAttaaaaaggttcaggtttatcacaGAGAGcaattttttaagggggaaaatcatccaatgacttctcccgccttgggcgaggtgagagggagtgtcactcttgctgactaaaaccacttattcctactcctgcccttcgagctggaGTCTCGGTAATCCCGCTAGCTGTGCCGCTAGTCCGCGGCTCAAGTAAAGGTCAGTTTGCCATGATATCTGTGGAAGGACTCGGTCACAATACGGTTTAGTTGTCATTGATTTTTCTTTAAAGTGAAGATTCTCCAAATCAATCGCAGTTAGGCGTTTGAACTACAAAATATGCGCATTAGTAAGAAACACTAGAAAGAAAAGTATTCACGCAACAATATACTTAATGCTCCTAATGTCGCTAGCACGCGCGGTGTCAACAAAACATACATGAAGCAACATTACAGTcgatttcaattaaaatgaagATTCATAAAATCTTTACAAAAACAGCTTTTATTTAAGCGCATCAAAGTAGAATGATTAGGTTAATAGCTAACTTATTCTTGTAGTAAACggttacttaggtacctatatactaTACAGTTATAATTAACCATGATATAATAGTTTGTCGCGAGAGCGAGAGTTAAGAATCATGTGAACTTGGAAAAACAAACTCATTtggaaaaataatgtaatttagttatactaatgttataagtaaatgtctctaagtatcTGTCTGGATACATCTGCTAAGCTACAAGCTACAACACACAAAACATGCGTTTTCAGTACGGTATAGAAACCACgtcttgactgcacggttagcgcggtggctaggcaactggctgccctgcaacgtgtcgcggggtcgattcccgcatggaacaagcctttgtgtgatccacaaattgttgtacccggggctgggtgtcatgtgtatgtgaagttgtatgtttataGACGTCAACACAGGAGAAAGAACAGttgtaaatatgtttgtaagAGACAAActcatgatacaggagaaaatcctagtgtgggcaacgtttttttttttacttcttttttataCGTCGCGTGGCGTGGCAAATACAATCGTAGGTACATAGTGCGCAGACATTTTTTGAACGCACAGTCAAAGCAATGGTATCGGGCGAGATGACGTGCGCGCACTCAGCATGACACAGTGAGAGTTAAATCTCACACTTACAAAAACTAATGTGGAGAAATTACGTCGACCGCTGTAGCTGTGGCAGCTAATGAAATTACGTATGTTTGGGATTATTTCAACTGGCACAAGTTCGATTCATGTTTAACTACATGgctaagtacctaatttataacTGATAAAAGTAggggtttataaaaaaattaaacaaaacattaatgtcAATGTTACCTTTCAGTTTTAGACGCATCAGGGCGTTACGGGTCAGGACTGTTCATGGGCAACCGATACTGGTTGGGATCCAAAGAACGGTGTCTGGAGTTGGTATGTTAAAACTTGGTAATCGGTAACTCATTATATAGGTACATGACTTACAACAATGTCCACTAATCTTGTAATTTTGTCGTAACAGGATAAACAATCGTTTGTAACGAACAGAACTTCACCATTAGTGGACAATGGTGACGAAGATGTTACTTCTATATCGCGGACAAAGTACTTCGATGACGGTATGATCTAGTTTATGATACATTGATTATCTCACAAAACAAAttcttaaatattgtttatttcgtTGGACAGAGAGGCTCGAGTGGCGGTGGATGGTGTACCACGACGACGTGGTCCACAACGCCGCGGACACATGGCCGCCATTCCGGCTCGCTTACACTGCGCTAGGCCTCTCGCTCAACATTACGAAGACCAACATGATAAAGGTTTTGTATCAAGAATAACAAGCCTCTTAGCTTCTAAAGCAAAAACATGATGTTTAATTGCTTTTTCCTCCTCTTTCAGTCCACCGATATAGTGTTGGGTCTCTGCATGCCCTACTCGTGTACCCCTCGCGACATCGCGTCTGTCATCAACTTCTCCATCATGGTCAACGACAACTTGAAAGCGAACAAGACAAGCTCACGTGTCGCGAGGGTCACCACAGTGAGGCGCGTGGTGGGACACTACGACATCACGTCGGACAGCTACGGGGTCCTACTCCTCTGCATCACAACAATTCTCGCGGCGTTAGCCATTGTCGCTACAGTAGTAGACTTAGATTTGATGAAATGTCTACCGTACGGCTCGAAATCTATGACATTCGATctagaaaaatacaatacagACCCTAGTAGGAAACTAGGCAGAGATCATGCAAGTGCGAAACATGAGCACGAACCAAAGACAGAGACGGAGACGTTAGGAGTGGAGAACACGAACACACATTACATGGCGGTGGAGAGTCTCGTGAAGTGCAGCGCTCCCACGATTACGCTGGACGTGAATTGTGCGGACAAGATAGTTGGCAGCTGCAAGAGATGCGGCAAGTACAGGAAGCAGTGCAGCAACCCGCGCCAGCTCGACAACCTGCCGCCCTGCCCGCGGCTGCAGTACAACTCATTCGCGAGCTTGAGCACGGAGAGCAAGAAGAAGAATATCTTCTGCAGGCTGCTTCTGTGCTTCTCTCTGGCGTACTGCTGGAAGAGGATCTTCAACACGAACATGGCGAACAAGGACTTGTCGTTGATACACGTGATGAGAGTTCTGGCGACGTTCTGGATAATGTTTGTGCACGTCGCTGTTATTGTCGGGTATATTTCAGGTGAGTGTCTAGCGGGATTCAAGATTACATTTctaattctaaaaatatttgctaaatGTTAAACTTTTTGTAGATTCTGCTGCGGACATTAACGACCAAAGTGGAGTGTACTTTATCATCGCAACTGGAACAATAGCCTTTGACACGCTATTTTTCGTCAGGTATTTACAGATTAGTTCCGTataatttacctacattttatgtCAATTGTGTATTTAAAATCAATCCTTAAATGGTCGTCTTTGATTGGTGTTAATTCTAAATTGCAACGTTTGTCTATTATCTTGGTtaattgtttataaacatatcaACGGTCGACAATTAGTTGAatgaatttaattgtttaaaatgttGCAGCGGTCTCTTCAGCGCGCACCATTTCTTCTTCTTGAAGAGTCAGTACAGCGTCAAGGAGTTGGTCGGGTTCCAGGGTGTCTGCGGGGAGGTGCTACAGTTCATTTGCTTCGTCACAAACAGAGTTATCAGGTTCGTACCTAATGAACAGACCTTCTAAAGTTATCCTTAGTTATGTACCTTTAGTTGCTACCAATTCATTTCCTCGGTCCAGGTTACTGCCACCATATGCATACGCGGTGTTGTTATCCGCGGTGATGGCACAGTCCGCGCACCAGACTGCCACGCTGGCGTTACCTGATGGAGACGAGGTCAACTGCCATGACCACGGCTGGAGGAACCTCCTCTATGTTACTACTATTTACCCTAAAAGCGAACAGGTATCGTGAAAAATTTAATGACCAAGTGTCATGTTCAATCAATCAGAATAGATAAATTGTCTCATGTTATAACTTATTTAATTCTACTGGAAGTTCTAGAGGTCTTAAAATGTCTATTGAAAGATTAGAAGATGTTATCATGAAAGCGGACGTAGGGATACCTAATGCTCAGGTTTTACAAATCAGCCTTTTGtacatgtatttttgttacCAGTGCATGCAAATCGCATGGTACCTCTCAACGGAGACACAGCTTCATATGGTGGGTGCTCTTCTTTGTGCGATGAGTGCGACATCTACCCTGCGCGGGCGTATAGTAGCTGTACTCACATTGTTTGCCATGGTGTCGGCCACTGTTGCTGATGCCAGTTCTGCATACTTCGATTTTCAACAGTTGTAAGTACATAATCACTTTCCTTTTAACCAATCTACTGCgtgtaccataaaataaaaatgtgatttttgGTCTTCAGTTTTGCAAATTCATTTGGTGCGTACGCAATTATCATTGAACGACCGTGGGCCCGTATCGCTCCTTACTTCATGGGCGTATTCACTGGATGGCTGATTCACGTTGTACAGGGAAAGCTAAAAGTTTctaaggtaaatatttttcttattcaagAGGTCCTAAGATGGCACCTTGTGGTACTCCCATTAGGCTATTGAATTCTAAAAATGCAACAAATAGTTACTAGCCTAAAACATTTTCTACAGCATTTATAGTTAAATTAGTCATGATAACTAATactttttctatattattttctcTTCTTAATTTATCTTTATCACTGTATTACGGTTGTTAACCGTATTGAAAGCTGTTGTTAAAACGAAAAATACGATATCTTACTACCAGGTGACGTCATCGCTGCTGTGGATGGCATCAATATCATTTATGTTCACGTCGTCTGCTGTGCCGATGGTGGGGCTGCCCTGGTTAGCCTCGTGGCTGCACCTGACCTGGCCCATCTCGCTACTGTGGCCTGTATTGATGGGCGCTACTAATATGGCGGGTAAGGgttcaaagaaataattttacttggATGTGAAGCAGGCACTTTAGCATTTTAAAATAGTACTCAAAACGTCTAGCCTTAGGTTTTGTTACTAACTTAAATTAACTTGATGTGCgtttccaatgacttctccgccttcggcgaggcgggagggaccGTCAGTTGAATTCAAGAAAAGGGAACatcattttgataaataattttatcgtaATAATTTAACTTGATTTAAAATAGGGCTCTTCCGCAAAGTAACGACCCACTCGTCAGTAGCCGCATTGAGTCGGCTGAGCTACGGCATGTTGCTGCTGCACGCTGCTGTGGCGCGGACCATGTTGCTGGCCGTGGACTCTGCTCTCTGTTCCACTACACTGTGTCTTGTAAGTCGCATTTTATCTTTAGTCGTTTTTATATCTTAGCGCTGGAGGACATGTTTGTGGGTAGAAACAACAACAATACTGTGATGGAACTTGAAGTCTCTCAACAGATGCAACATATTCAACGTGTGAAAGTTTCATTTTAAGTATTCTTATGAATATGTACACACGGTGTTAGTAGATATGTCCAAAGTAGATTAAATTACCTAATTGGAAGTTTATACGAGAACCTCATCCTCTTTGGGAAGTTGGTTAAAATTAATACAGGTACCTATTTCTCACGTAACTTTTCTACTATTTTTCATGATTTCTGATTGCTTAAATGTTCCACAGTGGCTGTACTTCGCGGGAACAACATTATGCACCATCCTTGCGTCCCTCCTCCTCTCCTTACTAGTAGAGATGCCATGCTGCAGCCTACTGAGACGGCTCTCCGACTGCGCCTCATAACGTCAGTAAAACACATTCAATTCacgataaaaaagtatatttattaataatattcggTAAAAAACTtacatctatttatatttacagcttatttacattattaggtacacatcaaattaatgtacattttaattttaatagtatttaacACTAGTTAGGTATGTTTTTATTCAGAACTTAATTTTGATGTAGATTTTGTAAAGATGAGAGTTAGGCAGATCTGTAGAGTAATTTTCAGGCAGTTTCTTTTGCCTGCATATGTTTAGAGATCAGTGCTATGAGACAaatgacacaaataaaaatcaatcgtaAACAAATGTCAATACAAGTTGACACTGACATTCGACCAATTATGTCAACGCTAATGTCAATCCCTTCCATTGACGTTTGTATTCATTCGATTTGATAATCATTTATGTCATTTGTTTGGAAAGATGTAAACTTTAAGTTAAGCACAATATTAGCAAAGTGTAATAAGTTTTCACTCCTCAGCTAGAAGACTACACTTATGTACATAAACCTATATacaagtaagtataatgtaaGTATGGATTGAacataacttaattatttattgtatttattacctGATTTCTAGTGGTACTGTAAATTTTGTAagatataataaattgaaataatctatggctatgttttattttaatgcgcACGCGTATAGCTTTAaaattgtcatattttttaagtaaagcaTACTTTCACTGGTCATATTTTTGAACACCTATTTTaactcatacatacatgcaACGATTTATCctcaatatttttgaaacacaCCACACTGCTCAATTACTTGTCATGATGATAAAATGGGAATACACAAAGATATAATCGTTCATAACCAATTCaaagtaaatacaaacaaattccACGCAACACGATACAGCGCTCACTGTTCAGTCAGCCAGCCTCCTCGAGGCGAAATAtacaataactttaatatttattaaagaacaaCTACATTAggtacagtgtacagtacaaTATACATTGGAACGCTTAACATTAAATAGACTAACACCCCGGTCCTTATTATCCGAGAAAAAACTGAAATGCTATTAGTTTACTATTTTGAAAGTGACGTATCGCAGATGGCGCTACTAGagaaaatacgtatttttatttaaagcaaaaTGTTTTGAATTCTAGTAAATAGGGACCGGgaataaaataactaacatCACATTCGCCCTAACTATCAGGTAGCGAAGCGTGGTCAGCGCGGCCATTAGGTtgtacaataattttgtaaccaCTCTTGCGCAGGTTCGGAATGCATTTAAACATTTTGGCCAATTAAACTCCTGCGCAATGTAATAGCTTAATTCCGTCCGCCTTGAAGCAGGTCAGTTGTAAAACTGGGGGAGTGATTAAAAGTCTTTGTGGGTAAAGCTAAGGGGGGGTGGGTTCATACTCTGTGCGGCTTCTTTTGTGGAGAGACGATCTTCAGCATGGTGACCATGGGCGCCTCGAAGGCCACAGATATCACGAACGCCAGCGCATACGATATCACCGTCAGACCCAGGAACAGGATGAACTAGAGACAAGAAGGTGTTTTTAGAATGACAAGTAGTCTGATTTCAAAATGTACAAGACGAATTCTTTATCATTCACGCGGTACAGAGGATTGGATATTGACATATGAGTTACATAACTTTAATTCCAAGTGCAAGTTTACAACTAGGTATGTTTGGGTTCTAAATACATGTGATCAAATTCCCAGATTTGGAACCCAGTATTTCTTCAGAACAGTCATAATTCTAACAGGTCGGATCACACTAAATACTTACCACGAAGAGTTCTCCCATATGTATAGGGTGTGTGAGATGCATGGCGACGTAGCGCAGCACTACAGGGTGCACCAAGTACGCGCAGTACGTCACGCGCGAGAACGGGTACAGTACTGGCGCAGACAGCAGCGGACGTACCCAACCTAGGGAACAAGGAGAGACGTGTGTTTCTATTTAGACATAAGTATACCTATACGtgcttatttttttcatatgttattttaagtaattgaggtcaccggtgaccgaacGCTTTCAACAATTgtcagtcaaagacttaagtaagAGCATCGTAATTAACTAACGTACGAAATGAAAAAGTAACCATCATAATGGTAATCGTCCGAATATGATTTGTTTTTCGAGGATGTAGACAAAGGTTATACCTGACTTCGtgatattactgagaatttaggAACACCAGTAGAATGATTGACTATGACTAGTTAGTCCTTTAACCCTTTATAAGGCATAACATGAAAGTAAAACATTTGTGGTTTCTTAAAATTtgcgttttgtaatatttactgaacttttcgttgaaataaaaatggtggTAAAAATTGCCATTTGTAAATATGAAAAGTCTGACCTCCATGTCCAGTGGAGCAGGCGATGATGATCCACCCGATGCAGGCGGCCCACAGCGAGTGCGACAGCGCGCTGTACACGGCCGCGGACAGCACGCCCAGCTCCGTCTTGTACAGACCGAATATCAGGAACAGCAGCGTGCCCGTGCACACCGCCCAGCCTACTGACGCCCATACCTGGGGACATAACGTGGGGTTAGTTACAAACGGGGAAGGATTTAGGGTTTCAACTATTGTGGTAGGGAAAGCTACAAAAACTTTGTGTCGAAGGAAGGAAAAATTCTATCCGTTCTAATTAGtgctaaattacaaaaaaattcaAAGGAGTACTTGAAATCATAGGCTTTTACTACAAGTCTAGCCTAGTAGTTATAGCTACTTAAGAAGTTCCAACAGCATGGCTATCCTAAGTATGTGGAATTTAATTATGCTTGTAACCGCATCAGATCAAGTTAGTAGTTTCTAATGGTTTTTTTGAAGAATCCCATTTATCCTCCTTATAACATTACTTCTAGAAAAGGTATATGCTACTCACTCTGCTCATCTTAATAGTCAGGTTGGTCTTGAACAGTATCCACCCAGTGAACATGCCGACGAGGTAGGGTCCGAGCCTGGTCCAGGGCTTCTCGTACACTTTGTCGAACTGAGTGAAGGGATCCTCGCTGTTGGGGATGTGGTCGTTGCTCCAGGAGACGTAACCAGTCGTGAACAGAGACGAGATGAACAGGACGCCGGTCAAAGAGGCTGAGAGCTTGAAGTGGCTGGAAGGGAGAGAGATTAGGTCAAAGTTTTTATAAGCATGGTAAATGATGATGTTTGAAAGAAATTAGTAGTTTTCTAAATGTACTAGTCCTTTCTAAAAGCCTGAAgggatttataaatatttaatggattTCAGATGGTATTTGTTGTGATGCTTACCTAGTGGCCAGGATGAGTAGGATAGCGCTGACTGCGTAGAACTGAGTGTCGTCCGAGAGGTACCAACTCCACAACATGCACTGAAATTAACAATATTCGCATAAGAAAGAATAGAAACGTTGACAGAACTGGAGGGCCTCCCCAAAGAAGTGTTCAAAAGACTCCCCAAAGAAAATTAGTGGTTTAAATCATCTAAGATTGTTTTTCAATGGATAGTCCACGTTGAACTCACCATCTGCTCAACCGGGAAGAGAGTGTTGATGTAGAGCAGGTTCCTCCACCAGTACTTGGGGCAGGTGTCGTagtcgttcgccggcggctcgAACACTGCGTTGTGCGCGAAccacttcatcgtcacctccaCCACGCCCAGGATGAACAGGTACGGAGCCGTCAATCTGGAGATATGGTATTATATCATGATTAGATTATAGTTTTCGAGGTATAGACGTCAGCAGACCAATCTTGTTGATTTGTCTTGTTGAGTAGCTTTTATACAATAATCTTCACTAGAAACAAGAGCTTTGTAAATTATTTGGAGTAGTTTGATGAGCTGGTGTTATACTAAATGTAGGTATTTCTCCATAATCTTCATAATAATGATCCCTCCGAACTTTAATTTTACCATTTTCAACAAGTATCGAGCTGAAAATAGTGCCTTGATATCTTTTGTTGATTGCTTATTGAAATCCGTTGAAAAGCAATCACTCACCTGGCAAATCTGTATCCAATAAGTCCGAGGAACTGCAGCGCTCCGGAGGTGATCTTCCTGTGCCCCTTCACCAGCAGGTCCAGCTTGCCCTTCGTCTTCGTGCGGAAGTACAGGAACGTCACCAACATGCCACTGGAGACAGTACAgagaaaattaatacattttttttttaaactttgccccacattaggattttctcctgtgtcgtgggtgcgtttacaaacatacaagttcacatgcacatgacacccagacccgaaacaacaatttgtggatcacacaaagagttgctccgtgcgggaatcgaacccgctacccgttgcacggcagccagttgcccagccaccgcgtcaaccgtgcagtcatctgTTGATCAATTGAATTCTGTGTAAGAAGTAAAAAGGTACAATTTACTGGTAGAAATTTATTACGAGGTGTAAAGACTAagacagaaataaaacaaataagatgATGAATATTCACGATGACATACCCAAGACAGAAGAAGGTGTCGACGCTGTAGACGGCGCTGATGATGAGCTGGAACCAGAAGCTCTTCTCCAAGATAGCTCGCAGGGCAGTGTTGTCGGCGTACTGgaatacaatattgtttttaactGAATTTAAGTATCAACTGAATCGGCATTATCCTactagtaaatattataaatacgaagaTTTGTGAGGATGATATTACTCCTATACACAAAAACTCctaaacgaattttgatgaaacttggcaATGAGATAAATTATAGTCTTGAGTAAGATATatctatctctatatataaTCGTGTAATAAAGATAGTTTACCTTGAAGACAACGATGCAGGTGTGTCCGAATATAACCCAGACCATGGACAGAGACCGGAGTCCATGCACGACGGGAACGGTGTCAGCTCCCACGGACTGGTCGAAGATCTGAAGCACGTTGGCCTTCATGGAGAACGAGAGAAGCAGCTCCGACCAAATGCCTGTGGTAATGTAATAGCAACTTAGTATTGGGAACATTGCTGTTAGATTTATGATAGGCGTTAATAATGACTATGGGTAGTTAATAGTTGTAATTAGGATGAATTACTTACCTTACCTTTATATTGAGagtatagaaaattaattttggaTATAGGAAATACCTACAAAAAGATACCGTTACTGGAAACAATGACTATAAGCTAAGGACATAGTTAAACTTTTGGTagttattcttttaaaataattgcataCTAAAGGAATTAGGGAGAAATTCacatcgaaaataaaaatactacctGCGGCAATGTAGTGCAAATTCCGGAATGTCCCATATTGACTAGACAAGTGCTATATTATAACTTACTGAGTTTGAGTTCGTCAGTGGAGAGGGTCTCAGCGGTGAGACGCTCCTCCGAGGTGTTGCTGTTCATTTGCAGGTTGTTGTTCACATTGTACATCGACTTGCCTGCACATACaggaaataagaaataaattatctatttttttttagtttaattgttAAGAGCTCCGGTCAAGCTCGAAACAAGTCAAGTATCTCCGATAATAAGAAGTCGTAAATCGCACGACTGATGtttaaaaattgtatgtttcaTCATCTCATGATAGCGTTTTTTCgagtcaatattttttatatttaattattatttttctttgagtGTAGATGTAAACCAGAGAAAAGATGATAAATAGAGTGGGAGAATGCCTTGAGTGTTGACAAGAAGACGTTAAGTAGAATAATATGAGAAAATACCTTGTAAATTAAGTCAGTAAGAAGGAGAAGATTATTGATTATGTTACCATTAGCGACAGTGATGTCGTCGAGTCCGTTGAGGTCCAGCTTGAGGTCGCTGCGGGCGCCGCCGTTGGCGATGTTGGCCGCCATGTTGGCAGCGCGCTGTCTGCGCCGGCGCACGTCGCGGGCTATCTTCATGTCGTATATTGTCGCTGTGATGAGCAGGATGGTCACCAGGCAGGATACGGCTCTGGAAATGTCGAAGGACAAATCTTTAACATGATAGTAAGTTAATCCTGATCGGTATCGCTGATTCAATTGTTTatgttgtgtaaatattttcagtaacaCGGGGTTTGTGTTAGAagagtaattataaaaaaaaacttccttAAGCGTTTCCGTAGCATCAAAAGTATCTTGTTTgttaatctacccctgttc
The genomic region above belongs to Spodoptera frugiperda isolate SF20-4 chromosome 12, AGI-APGP_CSIRO_Sfru_2.0, whole genome shotgun sequence and contains:
- the LOC118262929 gene encoding uncharacterized protein LOC118262929, giving the protein MSPLVIVLLSALVLVNAGGELQGDSRESAREEKLRSALIDAFQSIKKGSAKGGVDEDLASDLIGSLAKPAPPNSNRNEKSTTEDAFDLFADDDGLSFADFSDIKTEAKQSTTEKSHNVQHIVKTTSKPADKTTTKPNKDVLSKLSDSIRNTVNESRNVLKRDNVTSSELMGIENMLRLFDADILVKQWTELQQTVSGDCRLEMQEYVEGLMERKLWALKMEDASGRYTSMFYWGNNYWTGSAELCDILNDQHTPIRQRNKTIRSQIFNDWRQDLSMVGFGPPFETAFYIAKVSVTTNFTEVVKTRRTLHLGMCLPRSCSRDAVSAMVAGARAPLLRHSVVAVRSPQHGGYTYLGDPTFRVLLAVSCLVTILLITATIYDMKIARDVRRRRQRAANMAANIANGGARSDLKLDLNGLDDITVANGKSMYNVNNNLQMNSNTSEERLTAETLSTDELKLSIWSELLLSFSMKANVLQIFDQSVGADTVPVVHGLRSLSMVWVIFGHTCIVVFKYADNTALRAILEKSFWFQLIISAVYSVDTFFCLGGMLVTFLYFRTKTKGKLDLLVKGHRKITSGALQFLGLIGYRFARLTAPYLFILGVVEVTMKWFAHNAVFEPPANDYDTCPKYWWRNLLYINTLFPVEQMCMLWSWYLSDDTQFYAVSAILLILATSHFKLSASLTGVLFISSLFTTGYVSWSNDHIPNSEDPFTQFDKVYEKPWTRLGPYLVGMFTGWILFKTNLTIKMSRVWASVGWAVCTGTLLFLIFGLYKTELGVLSAAVYSALSHSLWAACIGWIIIACSTGHGGWVRPLLSAPVLYPFSRVTYCAYLVHPVVLRYVAMHLTHPIHMGELFVFILFLGLTVISYALAFVISVAFEAPMVTMLKIVSPQKKPHRV
- the LOC118262936 gene encoding uncharacterized protein LOC118262936, which produces MLMFKVFCVLLFVILAEGGKSYSRPNIPRKENRAGKRPEKIEVFDNLFNVYDPTFLAVVWPKITNGMHILIDPNCWEELGYFFKDLTEGKAWAYNVLDASGRYGSGLFMGNRYWLGSKERCLELDKQSFVTNRTSPLVDNGDEDVTSISRTKYFDDERLEWRWMVYHDDVVHNAADTWPPFRLAYTALGLSLNITKTNMIKSTDIVLGLCMPYSCTPRDIASVINFSIMVNDNLKANKTSSRVARVTTVRRVVGHYDITSDSYGVLLLCITTILAALAIVATVVDLDLMKCLPYGSKSMTFDLEKYNTDPSRKLGRDHASAKHEHEPKTETETLGVENTNTHYMAVESLVKCSAPTITLDVNCADKIVGSCKRCGKYRKQCSNPRQLDNLPPCPRLQYNSFASLSTESKKKNIFCRLLLCFSLAYCWKRIFNTNMANKDLSLIHVMRVLATFWIMFVHVAVIVGYISDSAADINDQSGVYFIIATGTIAFDTLFFVSGLFSAHHFFFLKSQYSVKELVGFQGVCGEVLQFICFVTNRVIRLLPPYAYAVLLSAVMAQSAHQTATLALPDGDEVNCHDHGWRNLLYVTTIYPKSEQCMQIAWYLSTETQLHMVGALLCAMSATSTLRGRIVAVLTLFAMVSATVADASSAYFDFQQFFANSFGAYAIIIERPWARIAPYFMGVFTGWLIHVVQGKLKVSKVTSSLLWMASISFMFTSSAVPMVGLPWLASWLHLTWPISLLWPVLMGATNMAGLFRKVTTHSSVAALSRLSYGMLLLHAAVARTMLLAVDSALCSTTLCLWLYFAGTTLCTILASLLLSLLVEMPCCSLLRRLSDCAS